Genomic DNA from Deinococcota bacterium:
TGATGAGGCGGCCAAGAAGTACTACTACCACCGCTTCTACGACTTCCAGCCGGACCTCAACATCGAAAACCCTGCGGTGCGGACCGAGATCCGCCGCATCATGGGTTACTGGCTCGAGCTCGGCGTGGCGGGCTTTCGGGTGGACGCGGCGCCCTTTATCATCGAGACGGTGCGGCCGGGCGAGAAGAAGCCCGGCGAGAACATCCACCACTTGGAGGAAATGCGCCATTTTCTCCAGTGGCGGCGCGGCGACGCCGTCTTGCTCGGCGAGGCTAACGTCGAGCCAAAGGAGACCAAAAGGTACTTCGGCAACGGCTCGGGCGGCGTCCACATGATGTTCAACTTCTTCGTCAACCAGCACCTCTTTTACACGCTGGCGACGGCCGACGTAGAACCCCTGGCGGCGGCGCTCAAGGTGACGAAAAGGATTCCGCACACCGCGCAGTGGGCGCAGTTTTTGCGCAACCACGACGAACTCGACCTGGGCCGCCTCACGGACGAGCAGCGGGAGAAGGTCTTTGCACGCTTCGCCCCCGAGGAGCGGATGCAGCTCTACGAGCGCGGCATCCGCATGCGCCTTTCGCACATGCTCGGCGACCGCCGCCACCTGGAGCTCGCCTACAGCCTGAACTTTTCGCTGCCGGGTACGCCCGTCATCCGCTACGGTGACGAGATCGGCATGGGTGACGACCTCTCGCTTGAGGAGCGCGAGGCTGTACGCACGCCGATGCAGTGGTCGGACGAGCCCCAGGCGGGCTTCTCAGTGGCTGAGAAACTCATCCATCCGGTCATAGACGGGGGCATCTACGGCTTCGACCGGGTCAACGTCGAGGCGCAGCGGCGCGATCCGAACTCGCTGCTCAACTGGACGGCGCGGCTGATTCGCTTGCGCAAGGAGTGCCCGGAGATCGGCTGGGGCGACTGGACGATTCTCAAGACGGGTTGCCCCGGCGTTCTGGCCATTCGTTACGACTGGCGGGGCACCTCGCTCCTTACCCTGCACAACTTCGGCGAGAAGCCGCAGAGCGTTCGAATAAGGCCGGGTGTGGAGGGCGGCGAGCGGCTCTTCAACCTGCTCGCCCAAGACGAGAGCCACGCCGACGAGAAGGGCGTGCATAAGCTCGTCTTGGAGCCCTACGACTACCGCTGGTACCGCGTCGGCGGCCTCAACTACGCAATTCACCGGACCAAGGCATAGTGGTTCAGCTTCGACACGCACCTGTAAGTTGGCGCGGGGCACGCCATGACGTATGACGCGGGGCACGCCATGACGTATAGTTGATTGTTACTTATGCGTCACATGCCGCGAGGTGCACGGCGCAAACCAAACTGACGCTCAGGCTCGAGGACAAGGTGATCGAACCTGCCAAGCGCCACGCCGAGAAAAGAGGTAAAACCGTTTCGCAGATGGTCTCAGTCTACATATCCCTTCTCGATAGGGAAGGGGACGTTCAGGAGGACGCCTTGCCGCCTATCACCCGTTCGCTGAGCGGTGTGCTCGAGGGTACTGAGACCAAAAGAGAGGATTATTACCTATACCTCGAAGAGAAGCACCGTTGAGGCTTCTCTTCGACACCAACATCGTTCTCGACGTGCTCTTGCGCCGTCAACCGTTTTACGCCGAGGCGGTGCGGCTTCTCGCCCGCGTTGAGCTCGGCGAGCTTCACGGCTACCTAGGGGCAACGACGGTCACGACCCTCCACTACTTCATGGCGAGGGCGCCGGCGCGCTCGCGGCGCGCTCGGAGCTTCGCAAGCTCATGGCTCTCTTCGACGTCGCGCTCGCTTCGCCCGTCGCCGACTACGAGGACGCTCGTCCTAGTCGAAGCGGCCAGGTCGGTCGGTGTCGGCGCGCTGGTGACGCGCAACGCCAAGGACTTTGGACGCCCTTCCCTGACGGTGTATACGCCAGGGGAGGTGCTGAGCGCATTGGAGGCGCGTGACTAGGCGACGTCTGCCAGTGCCTCCCCCAGCAGCTCGCAGCCCGCGTCCATATCCTGCGCGTTCAGGTGGGGGGCGACGCGGATCGCGCATCGTGGTGCTAGGACTGACCACCGCACTTTCTCGCCTTGTGTCTGTGCAGCGCTGTGTGCAACTATATGTGTATGGCAACCAACCTTCAAATTGATGATGTGCTCATGCAAGAGGCACTCGAGCTAGGAGGTCATCGCACCAAGCGTGCCGTGGTTGAGGAAGCTCTGCGTGAGTATGTCATGCACCGCAAGCAACTTCGGATCCTCGAGCTCTTTGGCACCATCGAGTATAGTGACGACTACGACTACAAAACGCAACGACGAAGGGGATGAAGGTCATCGTCGATACGGCGGTGTGGTCGTTGGCGCTTAGACGAAACCGACCAGTTGCAAATGAATACGTCGAGCAGCTCGAGGATCTGATCGTCGACGGTCGCGTTGCACTGCTCGGAGCAGTAAGACAAGAGGTGCTCTCAGGTCTTCGTCATGCCGAGCAGTTTGAGCGGCTGAAAGTTTCGTTGCGTGCCTTTTCGAACCTCGAGCTAACCGTTCAGGACTACGAGTTGGCCTCGGAGTATTTCAACCTCTGTAGGAGGAACGGCGTTCAAGGCGCTAACACGGATTTTCTCATATGCGCAGCGGCAGTGCGGCGAAACCACGAGATTTTGACGACAGACAAGGATTTTGAGAGCTTCGCGACCTTGCTTCCTATCCATCTACTCCGCCCAGCGGTTTAACCATATGCCGCAGGGGAAGCAGCTTCGTTTGACCGCGAGCGACGTCTCGCCGCGGCGCCACTTGCGGTGTGAAACTGCCTCTTGATCAGAACTTCTCATGCCGACTGGCCTACCTCTTTTCCCCGGCTTGCTGCATGGGCAGGATGTGGACTTCAAGGCGGCGGATGAGCCCATGGTATGGGGCTACGCGGCGCGGGTCGGTAATTGAAGGACGCGGACTTTCACCAAGGAGTTTTGCCCTTGGATACCCGACGAAGGTGTCTCTGCCCGCGTCCCGCTATGCGATATCGGCGAGAGAGTGCTCGAGCAGCCCGCAGCCCGCGTCCATGTCCTGCGCCGAGACGTTCAGGTGCGGGGCGATGCGGATGACGTTGCCCCAGCGACCGCCCTTGCCGATCAGGAGGCCGCGCTCGCGGGCGGCGTTCACCAGCGCGTTGGCCTTGGCGGGGTTGGGGTCCTTGGTGCCGGGTTCGACCATCTCGAAGGCCTGCATGAGCCCCATGCCGCGCACGTCGCCGATGAAGTCGTAGCGCTGTCCTCGGGCGTCCATGAAGGCGCGCAGCCTCGCCCCCTGGATTTCGGCGTTTTCCCAGAGCCGGTGCTTTTCGATGTAGCGGATGGTGGCGTAGGCCTGTGCCATCGAGACGGGGTTGCCACCGTAGGTCGACAGGGTGAGGCCGCTCATCGCCTCGGCGACCTCCGGCGTCATAACCGTGCAGCCGACCGGCGCACCATTGGCGATGCCCTTGGCGAAGGTCATGATGTCGGGTTCCACACCCCAGTGCTCGATGCCGCACCAGTAACGGCCCGTCCTGCCCCAGCCCGTCTGCACCTCGTCGATG
This window encodes:
- a CDS encoding PIN domain-containing protein, whose product is MRLLFDTNIVLDVLLRRQPFYAEAVRLLARVELGELHGYLGATTVTTLHYFMARAPARSRRARSFASSWLSSTSRSLRPSPTTRTLVLVEAARSVGVGALVTRNAKDFGRPSLTVYTPGEVLSALEARD
- a CDS encoding PIN domain-containing protein; protein product: MKVIVDTAVWSLALRRNRPVANEYVEQLEDLIVDGRVALLGAVRQEVLSGLRHAEQFERLKVSLRAFSNLELTVQDYELASEYFNLCRRNGVQGANTDFLICAAAVRRNHEILTTDKDFESFATLLPIHLLRPAV
- a CDS encoding DUF6364 family protein, producing MIEPAKRHAEKRGKTVSQMVSVYISLLDREGDVQEDALPPITRSLSGVLEGTETKREDYYLYLEEKHR
- a CDS encoding alpha-amylase family protein, with the protein product MIEDLWYKNAVIYSLDLDTFMDASGDGVGDFEGLMRRLDYLHWLGVDVVWLAPFHPSPKRDNGYDVSDYYGVDPDYGSLGDFVEFMHQAKKRGIKVIIDLVVNHTSNEHPWFKEARGDPDAKHHDWYVWSKKRPKDWQDGVVFPGVQDRTWTFDEAAKKYYYHRFYDFQPDLNIENPAVRTEIRRIMGYWLELGVAGFRVDAAPFIIETVRPGEKKPGENIHHLEEMRHFLQWRRGDAVLLGEANVEPKETKRYFGNGSGGVHMMFNFFVNQHLFYTLATADVEPLAAALKVTKRIPHTAQWAQFLRNHDELDLGRLTDEQREKVFARFAPEERMQLYERGIRMRLSHMLGDRRHLELAYSLNFSLPGTPVIRYGDEIGMGDDLSLEEREAVRTPMQWSDEPQAGFSVAEKLIHPVIDGGIYGFDRVNVEAQRRDPNSLLNWTARLIRLRKECPEIGWGDWTILKTGCPGVLAIRYDWRGTSLLTLHNFGEKPQSVRIRPGVEGGERLFNLLAQDESHADEKGVHKLVLEPYDYRWYRVGGLNYAIHRTKA
- a CDS encoding type II toxin-antitoxin system VapB family antitoxin codes for the protein MATNLQIDDVLMQEALELGGHRTKRAVVEEALREYVMHRKQLRILELFGTIEYSDDYDYKTQRRRG